In Deltaproteobacteria bacterium, the DNA window GTCCAGAGGCATGCTCCTCATTACCGGTGCAAAGTTTAAAGTGGAAGGCCTCGAACATATCGATGGCCGGGGCCCTTACATCATCATGAGTAATCACCGGTCCCATGTTGATACGCCTCTCCTCATTGAAGGTTTGCCCTTTTTATTTGGCTTTATCGTTAAAAAAGAACTCATGAAGATACCTATGTTCGCTGCAGGTATGCGCGGCATAGGGTGTGTTGCCGTGAGCCGGACTGGGAATAAAAAAGATTACAATGTTCTCGATGATGTTGCTCGACAAGTGGCGAGTGGAAAAAATATTTTAATCTTCCCAGAGGGAACGCGCGCGCCCACTGAAGCGTTCCTTCCTTTTAAAA includes these proteins:
- a CDS encoding 1-acyl-sn-glycerol-3-phosphate acyltransferase, translated to MMVVFVTNITRFGSHDLRYRAARWVSRWWSRGMLLITGAKFKVEGLEHIDGRGPYIIMSNHRSHVDTPLLIEGLPFLFGFIVKKELMKIPMFAAGMRGIGCVAVSRTGNKKDYNVLDDVARQVASGKNILIFPEGTRAPTEAFLPFKKGGAVLAIKAGVPVLPVAVSGTNRIIPARSTHITPGDLLLRVGKPIPTQGLGLEDRDKLIQEVRDTIEKLYVPNYGVKN